In the Populus trichocarpa isolate Nisqually-1 chromosome 8, P.trichocarpa_v4.1, whole genome shotgun sequence genome, ATCTTAGGATCAATGTGATGATATAACCAAACCAGCAAGTATGATTTGTTGATGCTGATTTCTTTTCCAGTGCAGGCCAAACCAGAGACAGCGGACAAAGGGCGTGAAATTGTGAAGAAGCAGTGGGCACTATCAACTGATTCTCCAGTCACAGGAGCATCAAAGTTTGCTGCGCTTGGAGCTGATTCTCTCGACACGGTACTCCTTGGGATTTTCATTGCAACAAGTGAGTCTGTTTTTTGCTTTGTTCTGTTATTGACATCTTCTTCTGGGCAGGTTGAGGTTGTAATGGGACTCGAGGAAGAATTTGGGATCGGTGTGGGGGAAGAGCATTGCTACCGTTCTACACGCAACTGATCTTATTGAGAAGAGGCTTACGGACTGCTTGTACAGGgatagatattgttttttttaatatttttattttaaaatatattaaaataatatttttttaatttttaaaatttatttttaacattaatacattaaaataatttaaaaatataatttaaaacaaaaaaatccaacattTTTAAAAACCCCAGTTCATCCATGTGACCAAACACCCATTCAAAATAGCTTGAAGAAGGCATGAATTAAGTTCTATATAAACTTTAgttttcagggttttttttttcaatcaagctcatggaattagttttttttttatcatcttttttatttatttttttaaggttagattgtctaaatataatttttaaatggaTCCGGCTCAACAGATCTGGCTGGACTGATTAATTTGGTGACTCATAAATCTAGAATCTAACATGagccatttttttcttaaaccgaGTTGGGAAAATATTCAACTggtcaattatgttttttttttaaataatataaagacGCAACTAATCTTATCCGAGCGTAAATAATGAgggaaaacataaaatattatatatatttataaagacGCAAGTAATCTTACTTTTAAGAGTATAATTggtattataatagtttttatttttttgttatagtttaaaaaaaagtattttataaaaagtatttttaattgatgttggtttggtatttatatatgtttggctaaaactgtggttgaaattgagattgaataaaaagtagtttaatgtgtttggttaaaaaaatagttttcaaattgagattataaaataattaaaatatatatattaatattgatggtttttaatttaaatattgtagatttaactactactattacatcatgaaataaataatagttatatcaaatattttttattgtttcattaaactatttacaatttcatcacgtacgaaatccatCCGATAAAGACTACAGTTTTCTTagtttcttaagcacgcaacaacatcatgtaaaatatcatcaagaacaaaattggaattgcaatcaaattctgcaaatgctacgtcatcaagcgatctccttctaattttttgaataaaacacaattaaaaataaaaattaaattttttttaactggatcGGACCTGGTTCAATGTATTTAACTTTGAACCGAACCCGGTCCGGCCGGAACAATGAAGAGTGACTCCACTGTTCATATAAATAGTGGAGTTTCACTTTCCACTTTTCACTTaagtgaatagtggagagtgaAACTTTCCACTATCCGCAGGTTTGTAGAAAGCAGCTGAGAATTGTTTTCCATAAAtctacaatttaaaaataatttatatgaatttcatataaatagtaaaatgcttttttttttagcattacCAAACATGTTGCTCctgtatttttgtttcaaatacaGACACAACCTTCTAAACAAATGTCTTTGAAGTCTTTAATGAGGTGATTATTGGGTTCGTCATCCAACCTTAACACCaacaattttcatttattttcttttcacgtGCTGATGTGGTATCATTAATGTTCAACCTCAATCAGATTATTAGTTaagggttttatatatatataattttaaaccttCAATTCAGTTTTTTATGGAATCAGTTGCACAATGATTCATGCCTTCAAACCGAATCAGTTTAGATTCAGTTCATCGATGAAGGGTTCGTTTATTTACGCGGCTGCGActgtgttttaattaaaatacagtCTGCAGCCGTTTagtaacaaaaaatacattgtttATTGTGTATGGACCCCACGTGTTTTTTTGCGTTTTTCacgcaaaaaagaaaaagcagcattttgctgctttgtGTTTACTAtgcatgctaattgcactgtactgaacagtgcaattaacatgaacagtatATGTTAATTACACTGTTCACaaacagtgcaattctcttgcactgttcacgtgcacaggttttttattattattattttaaaaaaaaactagtttagattAAATTACATTCACTCGCACTAtgatattaacaatattttttttgaaaaattagtgtaaagtgaattaaatttactcgcactgtaatattaattttatacctgataatattttatctaattttattacacgtatgaaaactgtagttcttatcggatgaattttatacataataaaattataaattgtttaatagaataataaaaaatattttatatatagtattatttattttatgatgtaataggagtaattaattctacagtatttaaatttaaaaccatcaatattaatatatatattttaaattattttataacctcaatttcaaaagcattcttaaccaaacacattaaattaatttttttcaacctcaattttaaccacagttttaaccaaacacctattttttcaaaccaacctcaattaaaagtactttttataaaacattttttttcaaaccacaaccacaaccgctatcgcaataccaaacacacacgaAACCGATCAGTTCGCATCTAATAAACCACATCATTCATATTAGAAGTCCAGAGTCCCAAAATTcaagatatgaaaataaaagtttatttagtatttgagaattgagatgatggttaattaatatgttcaagtgcttggattttttgtttttattataaaaaactctAGACCGTTGATAAAAGTTTGAATACTTACAAAAATAGTTTCAATTGAGGGATTTAAAGACCCTCCAATAATAAAGTTggtatatttatagaaaatatattaaataatttaagacaataaattatttaaaaaaaattaaatttaaggaacaaaaatatttgttaatgaGTTTTAAGTTGGTCAATACTCTAAAATCTATATATCTTTATCTTAAGAgatgaaaattatgaatttttaccTAGATAGTTCACGGGATATTTATATCGTATGAACCttgttgttttcaaaaaaataaaagaccgGAAAATCTCCTGCTTTCAGCGATATTAATGAGAAgcaaatatctcttacatataTTAATGAGATAATAAGTATGATAAGTCTCTTAAGAGACCTTGTATACACCTATGAGTATAGACATAACGGTTTATCATGTCTTTAATACTTTTATTGTAGAGGATCACTCAGGATCAAGCATATAGCCTTAGAACTTGGTAATGTCCAAGTTCTTTGGGTTCATCATGCAAGTCCAAGTTTCTTGAATGTGTGACATGTTTGTTAAACCTATATTATCTTAGATTTGGCTGTCCGTCAAGTCCAAGTTTCTTGAGTCTGACATGTTCGTCAGACCCACGTTaccttagattttattaaatgtCAAGTCCAAATTCTTTGTTCTAACATGTTTATCAAACCTACATTACTTTAAATTTCACATACCACcatgattgaattttatttgtaaaaaccttaacaaaaaaGTTAATTCATCACAGGTGATATCATTAGCAGAAGAGCTCGTAGTAGCTCAGTATTGCTATAACCAAATCAAATGTTCAACTCCCTTTCCAAATCTAAACATATGTTTTGATTAATCTGGTTACTAATCAATTTCCAAAAAGCTAATGGATTTGTAGagtataacaaatataaaattttagtgttttactTGATTGACCCCCTCAAATAATGagaaatgcaataaaaatagGTTAAGTTCGtaattttgtagaaaaattattgaatgttTCATATTTCAATTGATAATTTCCTTGTAAGAAAAACCACAGTATATGAGtaaatgtttattctatcaaatGCCTCAAATCTTAatgaattttaagaatttaCTGTGCATAATAGTCCTTATATTTTGTCTTCCATGCAAAACCCTCCCTTATTTAGCTATTTCATCctcttattcttttataatattgtttttcattttattttttgacaaacttaaaataaatatcaactcTTTAGCTAATATCATTAAATCTAAACTCATCTATGTAattgatcttttctttttaaattttattttcactattttaagaatttattcaattttgaagCTCCCCCACCGTTATTGATCCCAGGTTGTCATGTTGAGCTGGTTAGACTTGGGTTTTCACTTGGAACACATAGGACaaccttttttcaaaaaaggaaCAATGATGATAGtgaaaagcatataaaaagctttattatttttgaaaaaacatcattaaattaatcatgATTAGTTAACACGTGAAAGGTTTTTCAACAAATGATCACCTAATTCAAACTCTTTTCTGTGCTTGTCAGATGCACAGAATAGAAATAACTGGGATGGTTCCCATATTGATCCTCATCAAAACCATGTGCCAGCAGGAATCCAATTGCTACTCCAGCCAGGATCGGAGAAACCTTTCCTGGCAAGAACCGGCACTATATTCATCGAAACACCTGTGACATGACCTAATTGCAGAGGCACTAGCTTCTCGAGAGATGCAGATGTTAAAGACTGCAACCAGTTCATGATTTAAGATGGTTTACCTCACAAAAAATGACAATCTATGGCAGTGCATGAACTCATCAGAAGAATAACAACTACTTACATTATGCTTTTTACTTCAAAGATGAACATGGACTCATCAGAAGAATAACAACTACTTACATTATGCTTTTTACTTCAAAGATGAACATGGAAACAGTAGAACCATAAAATCAATTACTCCTTTCAGAAGGTTCGGATCATTTAGCCACCAAACGACTCACATTTTAAACAGCTGAATTGATCGATATGCTATAAACCCCACAACAATAACCGAGTTTATCAAGTTTCGAGGTGCTGCAGAGGAAGCCAGCAATGCTCCTAGGGGCGAGAACGCAGAATCAGGCCCTGATGCGACCACCTCATCTGGATTAGGCGGGCTTGGGGTGGATGGAATGGTGGGAACGGACGATACGGTTGGGGAAGGCAGCACACCACCAGGGGAAGGCAGTAGTGGAGCAATGTCCGGTGACAGTTCTTGGAAAGGAGGTATTGGAGGAGAATTGGTTAAGAATGCTGGTGAAGTAGAGATAGGATAAGGAGAGGTTTTCGAATTTAGCTgagtggaagaagaagaagaagaaggcgaAGGAAAGATCACTAGAGGCACAATAAGTGCTGTAAGAAACCAAAAGGAGGCCATTATAATGATCAAGAAATCAATGTCACACTTAATTGGACAGATAATATGATATGGGGCAATTAAAGTTTTGTTCGAGAAGAAGGGGGTGCCAGTTGACAGTGTGTGAAGTTTTGGTGCCAGTTATGATGGAGGCATTTCAAAGTTgacttagggcattaggtgggGTCCTGTTCAACATGTCATATGATGAATGGGGTGGAGATGAAAATTTGCACGTTGGCATGTACGAGGAAGAGACAAAGATTGGTTGAGTTTTGTTGCGAGTAGATTCCTTGTGTCCCGTAAATTTGGTTGGCCTAATATTAggataatgataatgatttaaCTGGGTCGACTGTCATGGCAATCAGTGACTCAATGAACTTGAACACAacctaa is a window encoding:
- the LOC7473257 gene encoding classical arabinogalactan protein 25, producing MASFWFLTALIVPLVIFPSPSSSSSSTQLNSKTSPYPISTSPAFLTNSPPIPPFQELSPDIAPLLPSPGGVLPSPTVSSVPTIPSTPSPPNPDEVVASGPDSAFSPLGALLASSAAPRNLINSVIVVGFIAYRSIQLFKM